A single Nostoc sp. PCC 7107 DNA region contains:
- a CDS encoding DUF2237 family protein, with protein sequence MAEAKNVLGTDLEVCCTSPMTGYYRDGYCSTGGQDLGMHVVCAQVTAEFLEFTKSRGNDLSTPMPQYNFPGLRPGDRWCLCAARWQEAMDAGVAPPVALEATHARAVEACSLVDLKKYALSAS encoded by the coding sequence ATGGCAGAAGCTAAAAATGTACTCGGCACAGATTTAGAAGTCTGTTGTACTTCACCGATGACTGGTTATTACCGTGATGGTTACTGTAGTACAGGTGGGCAAGATTTGGGGATGCACGTTGTCTGCGCCCAAGTAACAGCAGAATTTTTGGAGTTTACCAAATCACGGGGTAATGATTTGAGTACACCAATGCCACAATATAATTTTCCCGGATTACGGCCTGGCGATCGCTGGTGTTTGTGTGCCGCACGTTGGCAAGAAGCAATGGATGCTGGTGTTGCACCACCTGTAGCTCTGGAAGCCACTCACGCTAGAGCCGTGGAAGCCTGTTCGTTAGTAGATTTAAAAAAATACGCTCTTTCTGCGTCCTAA
- a CDS encoding aspartate aminotransferase: MTLNWIAPAERIQKLPPYVFARLDELKAKAREQGLDLIDLGMGNPDGPTPQPVVEAAIAALQNPANHGYPPFEGTASFRRAITNWYNRRYGVVLDPDSEALPLLGSKEGLGHLAMAYINPGDVVLVPSPAYPAHFRGPVIAGAQVHNLILKPENDWLIDLAAIPEEVAQKAKILYFNYPSNPTAATAPREFFEEIVAFARKYEIMLVHDLCYAELAFDGYQPTSLLEIPGAKEISVEFHTLSKTYNMAGWRVGFVVGNSQIIQGLRTLKTNLDYGIFAALQTAAETALQLPDVYLHEVQQRYRTRRDFLIKGLGELGWDIPKTKATMYLWVKCPVGNSSTDFALNVLQQTGVVVTPGNAFGVAGEGYVRISLIADCDRLGEALHRFKQAGISYQSETLVSVPL; this comes from the coding sequence ATGACACTGAATTGGATTGCCCCAGCAGAACGCATACAGAAACTGCCTCCTTATGTATTTGCTCGTTTAGATGAACTGAAAGCAAAAGCACGGGAACAAGGACTGGATTTAATTGATTTAGGTATGGGGAACCCAGATGGCCCCACACCACAACCTGTAGTAGAAGCCGCGATCGCGGCTTTGCAAAATCCGGCAAATCACGGTTATCCGCCCTTTGAAGGTACTGCTAGTTTTCGTCGCGCCATCACCAATTGGTACAATCGTCGCTATGGTGTAGTACTTGATCCCGATAGCGAAGCCTTACCGCTACTCGGTTCTAAAGAGGGATTAGGACATTTGGCAATGGCCTATATCAACCCAGGTGATGTAGTTTTAGTGCCTTCTCCGGCTTATCCGGCTCATTTTCGTGGGCCTGTAATTGCTGGGGCGCAAGTCCATAATTTGATTCTCAAACCAGAGAACGACTGGTTGATCGATTTAGCCGCAATTCCCGAAGAAGTAGCCCAAAAAGCCAAGATTCTTTATTTCAATTATCCCAGTAATCCCACCGCAGCCACTGCACCGCGGGAATTTTTTGAGGAAATTGTCGCCTTTGCCCGTAAATACGAAATTATGCTGGTGCATGACTTGTGTTATGCCGAGTTAGCTTTTGATGGCTATCAACCCACCAGTTTGTTAGAAATTCCGGGTGCAAAAGAAATTAGTGTGGAGTTTCATACTTTATCTAAAACTTACAACATGGCTGGTTGGCGAGTAGGTTTTGTCGTCGGCAACAGTCAAATTATCCAAGGTTTGCGGACGTTAAAAACTAATTTGGATTACGGGATTTTTGCAGCATTGCAAACAGCTGCTGAGACGGCTTTGCAACTGCCAGATGTATATTTGCACGAAGTCCAACAGCGTTACCGCACCCGTCGCGACTTTTTGATCAAAGGGTTAGGTGAGTTGGGTTGGGACATTCCCAAAACCAAGGCTACTATGTATCTCTGGGTAAAATGCCCTGTGGGTAATAGTTCCACAGATTTTGCCTTGAATGTATTACAACAAACAGGCGTTGTGGTGACTCCCGGTAACGCTTTTGGGGTAGCGGGTGAAGGGTATGTGCGGATTAGTTTGATTGCAGATTGCGATCGCTTGGGTGAAGCCTTGCATCGGTTTAAGCAAGCTGGAATCTCATATCAATCTGAAACATTAGTTTCTGTGCCACTTTAA
- a CDS encoding squalene/phytoene synthase family protein, which translates to MDLRGDALQILKETSRTFYIPISILPSGLQEAVASAYLCMRAIDEIEDHPELDNSTKAQLLHKISLTLQAGVDGFAVDAFSVGFSGYEDVLAEVTLRVREWSLLAPETIAPRIWDATAAMADRMAYWADRNWKIETESDLDRYTFGVAGAVGLLLSDLWTWYDGTQTNRTLAIGFGRGLQSVNILRNHIEDMGRGVDFFPEGWTVTEMQEYALRNLALADAYTKALPTGPALNFCQIPLTLAHGTIDALANGKEKLSRSDVIALLEQLNAVNVKAS; encoded by the coding sequence ATGGATTTACGTGGTGATGCCTTGCAAATCCTTAAAGAAACTAGTCGAACTTTTTATATTCCAATTAGTATTTTACCGTCAGGATTGCAAGAAGCCGTTGCATCAGCATATTTGTGTATGCGTGCCATTGATGAAATTGAAGATCATCCAGAACTGGATAATTCTACAAAGGCACAACTGTTACACAAGATTAGTTTGACATTACAAGCAGGAGTTGATGGCTTTGCAGTTGATGCTTTCTCAGTAGGATTTAGTGGCTACGAGGATGTTTTAGCAGAAGTAACTCTGAGAGTCAGGGAATGGTCATTATTAGCCCCTGAGACTATTGCACCACGAATTTGGGATGCAACCGCAGCAATGGCCGATCGGATGGCTTATTGGGCAGACAGAAACTGGAAAATTGAAACAGAGTCTGATTTAGATCGTTACACCTTTGGGGTTGCAGGCGCAGTTGGATTATTACTTTCTGATTTATGGACTTGGTACGATGGTACACAAACCAACCGCACTCTAGCAATTGGCTTTGGTCGTGGCTTACAATCTGTGAACATTCTCCGCAACCATATTGAAGATATGGGACGTGGTGTAGACTTCTTTCCAGAAGGTTGGACAGTAACAGAAATGCAAGAGTATGCCCTACGCAACTTAGCGTTAGCAGATGCTTATACTAAAGCTTTGCCTACTGGCCCTGCTTTAAACTTTTGTCAAATTCCCTTAACTTTGGCACATGGTACGATTGATGCTCTAGCCAATGGTAAAGAAAAACTCAGCCGCAGCGATGTCATTGCCTTGCTTGAGCAATTAAATGCTGTAAATGTCAAAGCCAGTTAA